The following are encoded in a window of Halosolutus halophilus genomic DNA:
- a CDS encoding CoA-binding protein, with protein MPVETDAELREILERETIAVVGCSSTPGKDAHEIPKYLQAQGYEVIPVNPYADEVLGRPAFDSLSDVDERIDIVDVFRPSDEVRGIVDEVLERDDVDVIWLQLGIHDDDAVARAEDAGVRVVQDRCMKPEHRRLLR; from the coding sequence ATGCCCGTAGAGACGGATGCCGAACTGCGAGAGATACTCGAACGGGAAACGATCGCCGTCGTCGGCTGTTCGTCGACACCCGGCAAGGACGCCCACGAGATACCGAAGTACCTCCAGGCGCAGGGGTACGAGGTCATCCCCGTCAATCCCTACGCGGACGAGGTCCTGGGGCGGCCGGCCTTCGACTCGCTTTCCGACGTCGACGAAAGGATCGATATCGTGGACGTATTCCGGCCGAGTGACGAAGTTCGCGGGATCGTCGACGAGGTACTCGAACGTGACGACGTCGACGTCATCTGGCTCCAGCTCGGCATTCACGACGACGATGCGGTTGCGCGAGCAGAGGACGCTGGGGTGCGAGTCGTCCAGGATCGATGTATGAAACCCGAACACCGGCGGCTGCTCCGATAG